The following are encoded in a window of Nocardioides houyundeii genomic DNA:
- a CDS encoding IS110 family transposase, with translation MSKTQAVIIGVDPHKMSVTIEVVDTHEQLLGTGRFATDRAGHAALQRYVKQWPQRTWAVEGANGAGRPLAQRLVAAGERVVDVPAKLAARVRLFDTGHNRKTDALDAHSIAVVAVRTGGLRVLVEDGELEALRMLTDRRDELARQRVQTVNRLQRLLSELLPGQRKRDLSATQAKTMLATVRPRDIAGKTRRRMAAEEVADLVAGDAKLKKIKAELKATVLARGSGLMDIYGIGPAGAARTLADVGDVTRFVDRNRFASWTGTAPLDASSGEQTRHRLSRAGNRRMNHVLHVAAIVQIRHDTEGRAYYRRKLAAGKTPMEALRCLKRRLSDVVYRQLVADAQKHDGAGPGGHCGATLQSSAADSHPLIDTSDQPLPGPAQPTLRRPSPGRKTLTTSTP, from the coding sequence ATGAGCAAGACGCAGGCGGTGATCATCGGGGTCGATCCCCACAAGATGTCGGTGACGATCGAGGTCGTCGACACCCACGAGCAGCTGCTCGGCACGGGTCGTTTCGCTACAGACAGAGCCGGTCACGCAGCACTCCAGCGTTACGTGAAGCAGTGGCCCCAACGCACGTGGGCCGTCGAGGGAGCCAACGGCGCCGGTCGTCCCCTGGCCCAACGACTCGTCGCCGCCGGCGAGCGGGTGGTCGACGTGCCGGCCAAGCTCGCGGCCCGGGTGCGGCTCTTCGACACCGGCCACAACCGCAAGACCGACGCCCTGGACGCCCACTCCATCGCGGTCGTCGCGGTCCGCACCGGGGGCCTGCGGGTGTTGGTCGAGGACGGCGAGCTCGAAGCCCTGCGGATGCTCACCGACCGCCGTGATGAACTCGCCCGCCAACGGGTCCAGACGGTCAACCGGCTGCAGCGACTCCTCAGCGAACTGCTGCCTGGCCAGCGCAAACGCGACCTCTCAGCTACCCAGGCCAAGACCATGCTGGCCACCGTGCGGCCGCGTGACATCGCCGGCAAGACTCGTCGCCGGATGGCTGCCGAGGAGGTCGCCGACCTGGTCGCGGGCGATGCAAAGCTGAAGAAGATCAAGGCCGAACTGAAGGCGACGGTCCTCGCCCGCGGGTCAGGTCTGATGGACATCTACGGCATCGGCCCAGCCGGCGCCGCCCGGACCCTGGCCGACGTCGGCGACGTCACCCGCTTCGTCGACCGCAACCGGTTCGCGTCCTGGACCGGGACCGCGCCCCTGGACGCCTCATCGGGCGAGCAGACCCGACACCGCCTGTCCCGAGCGGGGAACCGGCGGATGAACCACGTCCTGCACGTCGCCGCGATCGTGCAGATCCGCCACGACACCGAGGGCCGCGCCTACTACCGCCGCAAGCTCGCCGCTGGCAAGACCCCGATGGAAGCCCTGCGGTGCCTGAAACGACGGCTGTCCGACGTCGTCTACCGACAGCTCGTCGCCGACGCCCAGAAGCACGATGGAGCGGGCCCGGGAGGGCACTGCGGGGCGACACTTCAATCCAGCGCGGCCGACTCACACCCGCTCATCGACACTTCGGATCAGCCACTTCCCGGACCCGCGCAGCCGACGCTACGCCGACCATCTCCCGGTCGGAAGACCCTCACAACGAGCACTCCTTGA
- a CDS encoding calcineurin-like phosphoesterase C-terminal domain-containing protein: protein MPQQRSRALAAIGAGALALSVAAVITPTAVLASPDHTTARPGGSHQDWAATAYRGRVQVVAGPDEDQRTLDGVVFNDRNKNSRQDRGERGISRVTVSNGRDVVTTDRSGRYRLPAYDNMNVFVTQPAGYQVPVDEANVAQFSYIHLPQGSPALRYGGIAPTGELPDQVNFPMARSIATWSPWQSCIMGGDVQTYNQAEVGYARSGAFADLAARSDYTGCGALFLGDIVGDDLSLYPQTRELSSMLNGPARFLPGNHDLDYDDPTGEHRFDTYRAAFGPDYYSYDVGKLHVVALNSVQYRQGQSYFGGLGEQQLQWLRRDLARVPRHKTVVLASHIPLLNFHDQAETRHQVKEVKEVHAIVAGRDAVSFAGHSHTTEVMRKGDSTAGWTQTWGVGALPFDHITAGAIAGDWYSGRVTDDGFPTSIQKDGARPGVLTFQSGPRGHTERFNITGEDDSVQMAVGVNSPRYREWFAAHRTNRPAPVFADPTRVSRADLAGQTYLTANVYLGSTGTRVTVSVDGGAARPAQRTQQMRGEAKNTGAEWSDPVAVQEQLVHGGNPAESTMHLWRLALPTDLAVGRHTAKVTSTDRNGRVNTETIEFTVTE from the coding sequence ATGCCACAGCAGCGTTCTCGGGCCCTCGCCGCCATCGGCGCAGGGGCGCTCGCCCTGTCCGTCGCGGCGGTGATCACGCCGACCGCCGTACTCGCCTCCCCGGACCACACCACCGCACGCCCCGGCGGCTCGCATCAGGACTGGGCGGCCACGGCGTACCGCGGCCGGGTCCAGGTCGTCGCGGGTCCAGATGAGGACCAGCGCACCCTCGACGGGGTGGTCTTCAACGACCGCAACAAGAACTCCCGGCAGGACCGTGGCGAGCGCGGCATCAGCCGCGTCACGGTCTCCAACGGCCGGGACGTGGTGACCACCGACCGCAGCGGCCGCTACCGCCTCCCGGCGTACGACAACATGAACGTGTTCGTCACCCAGCCGGCCGGCTACCAGGTGCCGGTGGATGAGGCGAACGTCGCCCAGTTCTCCTACATCCACCTGCCGCAGGGCTCCCCGGCACTGCGGTACGGCGGCATCGCGCCGACCGGCGAGCTGCCGGACCAGGTGAATTTCCCGATGGCGCGCAGCATCGCGACCTGGTCGCCGTGGCAGAGCTGCATCATGGGCGGCGACGTCCAGACCTACAACCAGGCGGAGGTCGGGTACGCCCGCTCGGGTGCGTTCGCCGACCTGGCCGCACGCAGCGACTACACCGGCTGCGGCGCCCTGTTCCTGGGCGACATCGTGGGAGACGACCTGTCCCTCTACCCCCAGACCCGCGAGCTGTCGAGCATGCTCAACGGACCGGCGCGATTCCTGCCCGGCAACCACGACCTCGACTACGACGACCCGACCGGCGAGCACCGGTTCGACACCTACCGGGCGGCGTTCGGTCCCGACTACTACTCCTACGACGTCGGCAAGCTCCACGTCGTGGCGCTGAACTCGGTGCAGTACCGCCAGGGTCAGTCCTACTTCGGCGGGCTGGGGGAGCAGCAGCTCCAGTGGCTCCGCCGTGACCTGGCGCGGGTGCCGAGGCACAAGACGGTGGTGCTCGCGTCCCACATCCCGCTGCTCAACTTCCACGACCAGGCCGAGACCCGCCACCAGGTCAAGGAGGTCAAGGAGGTCCACGCGATCGTCGCCGGACGCGACGCGGTCTCGTTCGCCGGCCACAGCCACACCACGGAGGTCATGCGCAAGGGCGACTCGACCGCCGGCTGGACGCAGACCTGGGGAGTGGGCGCGCTTCCGTTCGACCACATCACCGCCGGCGCCATCGCGGGCGACTGGTACTCCGGCCGGGTGACCGACGACGGGTTCCCGACCTCCATCCAGAAGGACGGCGCTCGACCCGGCGTCCTGACCTTCCAGTCCGGTCCCCGCGGGCACACCGAGCGGTTCAACATCACCGGTGAGGACGACTCGGTCCAGATGGCCGTCGGTGTCAACTCGCCCCGCTACCGCGAGTGGTTCGCCGCCCACCGCACCAACCGCCCCGCTCCGGTCTTCGCCGACCCGACCCGCGTCTCCCGGGCTGACCTCGCCGGGCAGACCTACCTCACCGCCAACGTCTACCTGGGCTCCACCGGCACCCGGGTGACCGTCTCGGTCGACGGTGGCGCCGCCCGGCCGGCTCAGCGCACCCAGCAGATGAGGGGCGAGGCGAAGAACACGGGGGCGGAGTGGTCCGACCCGGTCGCAGTCCAGGAGCAGCTGGTCCACGGCGGCAACCCGGCCGAGAGCACGATGCACCTGTGGCGGCTCGCGCTCCCCACCGACCTGGCGGTCGGCCGGCACACCGCCAAGGTCACCAGCACGGACCGCAACGGCCGGGTGAACACCGAGACCATCGAGTTCACGGTCACCGAGTGA
- a CDS encoding calcium-binding protein yields the protein MYSDKVSYADAPGPVTVDLAALTATGDGTDTFAPTPADKYTGIIGSPYDDVLIGGPAPDQIYGGGGDDVITGGPGDDELNGDAIADPAISRGAPAPVPGNDVVSGGPGDDVVSGGYGTDRLSGEDGDDSVIGLPGAIDTKLLGGLGDDLLATVAGTVARGGPGDDILRVEVERNWRGQPTRTLVGGRGRDRVEFDNYGGRRRAYDMVIHVPKRFIEQRGARVARLTGVEEFVLDGNTAPGMVTFRGGPKPELFQVRHGSGFRVRAFGGGGKDVLIGGEHADLLVGGPGLDRLNGARGRDRCLAGEQLSSCERRR from the coding sequence GTGTACTCCGACAAGGTCTCCTACGCCGACGCTCCCGGTCCCGTCACCGTCGACCTGGCTGCGCTCACCGCCACCGGAGACGGCACCGACACCTTCGCCCCGACACCCGCCGACAAGTACACCGGAATCATCGGGTCTCCCTACGACGACGTCCTCATCGGAGGTCCTGCGCCTGACCAGATCTACGGCGGCGGCGGGGACGACGTCATCACCGGGGGTCCCGGTGATGACGAGCTGAACGGCGATGCCATCGCCGACCCGGCGATATCTCGGGGAGCGCCCGCACCGGTGCCGGGCAACGACGTCGTCAGCGGTGGCCCCGGCGACGACGTGGTCTCCGGCGGCTACGGCACGGACCGGCTCAGCGGCGAGGACGGCGACGACTCCGTCATCGGCCTGCCCGGGGCGATCGACACCAAGCTCCTGGGTGGCCTGGGCGATGACCTGCTCGCCACGGTCGCTGGGACGGTGGCGCGAGGCGGGCCCGGCGACGACATCCTACGCGTCGAGGTCGAGCGGAACTGGCGGGGCCAACCCACCCGGACCCTCGTCGGCGGCCGGGGCAGGGACCGGGTGGAGTTCGACAACTACGGCGGTCGCCGCCGCGCCTACGACATGGTGATCCACGTGCCGAAGCGATTCATCGAGCAGCGCGGAGCTCGCGTCGCGAGGCTGACGGGGGTCGAGGAGTTCGTGCTCGACGGCAACACCGCCCCCGGCATGGTCACCTTCCGCGGGGGTCCCAAGCCCGAGCTGTTCCAGGTGCGGCACGGGAGCGGCTTCCGGGTCCGAGCCTTCGGCGGTGGCGGGAAGGACGTCCTGATCGGCGGCGAGCACGCCGACCTCCTCGTCGGCGGCCCCGGACTCGACCGCCTCAACGGTGCCAGGGGCCGGGACCGCTGCCTGGCCGGCGAGCAGCTCAGCTCCTGCGAGCGGCGCCGCTGA
- a CDS encoding amidase: MQRRLLATGAAASLGVALLAGTPATGAADVPVRVAAAGSFDVNEATIAEITAALESGTLTSVELTAMYLNRIAAYDHGGITLNSVVVENEALLAEAARMDQLRAEGTILGPLHGIPFTVKDSYKVKGLTVASGSPAFKNLVANEDAFSVEMIRKSGGLLIGKTNMPPLANGGMQRGVYGRAESPYNSRFLTAAWGSGSSNGSGTSTAANFAAFGMGEETVSSGRSPASNNGLIAYTPSRGLISIRGNAPLWPTRDVVVPHTRTVEDTLTVLDVLAQEDVAPEGDFWLTQPFVDLPDVEDVRPKSYQDLKDTNALAGKRIGVPRMYINKDTVSKTPITTRASVIELWERTATDLRAQGADVVEVDFPLVENYFEDRPGAQSMYTRGYVPEAWRTLETGDYSSFWMEKFLKSNQDSSYPSWASVDPATVFPYPSRLPANPDSTTRSYATRIDAIKTRMPKDLFAVEGLAETIEGWDRTREEDFDSWLDKNDLDLLAFPSVADIGKANADVNVASNTAAHAYGVGRSATDHVMRIFGLPSVSVPMGLLSDIDMPMNATFVGMPYTDNELLSVAYDYEQATKNRQPAPRTPALPQDVVTVTTDAAQRPENRADVTAPELDVDVQKVDWTGSTPRMVVTVTTDGDVAADSVWLTVNGDELTLTELDQPGTFQAVAVMDRYQYRGDTGPSDTVTVLALAKDSARNAAAFSSSVKVASLVGSEPAPEVPATPTPTPTPTPTPTPTPTPTPAVPTPSVPVPPKATKATPSISVVKLQGKVKIGQRAKFVVIVNTPSGLAKGTVTVAPAGKRSFTGKLVKGRLTVVLPKFSKPGMKKVKVGYSGNKSTRKATRKVTVRVTR, from the coding sequence GTGCAGCGCAGGCTCCTGGCGACCGGAGCCGCCGCCAGCCTGGGTGTCGCCCTCCTCGCGGGCACCCCGGCGACCGGGGCCGCCGACGTTCCGGTTCGGGTCGCCGCGGCCGGCTCGTTCGACGTCAACGAGGCGACGATCGCCGAGATCACCGCGGCACTGGAGTCCGGCACGTTGACGAGCGTCGAGCTCACCGCGATGTATCTGAACCGGATCGCCGCGTACGACCATGGCGGCATCACGTTGAACTCGGTGGTGGTGGAGAACGAGGCGCTGCTCGCCGAGGCTGCCCGGATGGACCAGCTGCGGGCCGAGGGCACGATCTTGGGCCCGCTCCACGGAATTCCGTTCACGGTCAAGGACAGCTACAAGGTCAAGGGTCTGACCGTGGCCTCGGGATCGCCGGCGTTCAAGAACCTGGTCGCGAACGAGGACGCGTTCTCCGTGGAGATGATCCGCAAGTCGGGCGGACTCCTGATCGGCAAGACGAACATGCCGCCGCTGGCCAACGGGGGCATGCAGCGCGGTGTGTATGGCCGTGCGGAGAGCCCGTACAACTCCCGCTTCCTCACCGCCGCCTGGGGCTCGGGATCATCGAACGGATCCGGGACCTCGACGGCTGCAAACTTCGCGGCGTTCGGGATGGGTGAGGAGACGGTCTCGTCGGGTCGCTCGCCGGCCTCTAACAATGGCTTGATCGCCTACACGCCCTCTCGCGGACTGATCTCGATCCGCGGCAACGCACCGTTGTGGCCGACCCGCGACGTCGTCGTTCCCCACACGCGCACGGTCGAGGACACCCTGACGGTCCTGGACGTCCTGGCTCAGGAGGACGTCGCGCCTGAGGGCGACTTCTGGCTCACCCAGCCCTTCGTCGACCTCCCCGACGTCGAGGACGTCCGTCCGAAGTCCTACCAGGACCTCAAGGACACCAACGCGCTGGCGGGCAAGCGGATCGGCGTCCCCCGGATGTACATCAACAAGGACACGGTCTCCAAGACCCCGATCACGACCCGCGCGTCCGTGATCGAGCTGTGGGAGCGCACCGCCACGGACCTGCGCGCCCAAGGTGCCGACGTCGTCGAGGTGGACTTCCCGCTCGTGGAGAACTACTTCGAGGATCGACCGGGCGCCCAGAGCATGTACACCCGCGGCTACGTGCCCGAGGCCTGGCGCACCCTGGAGACCGGCGACTACTCGTCGTTCTGGATGGAGAAGTTCCTGAAGTCGAACCAGGACAGCAGCTACCCCTCGTGGGCGAGCGTCGATCCGGCCACCGTCTTCCCGTACCCCAGCCGCCTGCCCGCGAACCCGGACTCGACAACGAGGTCGTACGCCACCCGCATCGACGCGATCAAGACTCGGATGCCGAAGGACCTGTTCGCCGTCGAGGGACTGGCCGAGACGATCGAGGGCTGGGACCGGACCCGGGAGGAGGACTTCGACTCCTGGCTGGACAAGAACGACTTGGACCTTCTCGCGTTCCCGTCCGTGGCCGACATCGGGAAGGCGAACGCCGACGTCAATGTCGCCTCGAACACCGCCGCGCACGCCTACGGTGTCGGACGATCGGCGACCGACCATGTCATGCGCATCTTCGGCCTGCCGAGCGTCTCGGTGCCGATGGGGCTGCTGTCGGACATCGACATGCCGATGAACGCCACTTTCGTCGGCATGCCGTACACCGACAACGAGCTGCTCTCCGTCGCCTACGACTACGAGCAGGCCACGAAGAACCGGCAGCCTGCGCCGCGGACGCCCGCACTCCCGCAGGATGTCGTCACCGTGACGACGGACGCCGCCCAGCGACCCGAGAACCGAGCCGATGTGACGGCGCCCGAGCTCGACGTGGACGTGCAGAAGGTCGACTGGACCGGGTCGACGCCACGCATGGTGGTGACCGTCACCACCGATGGTGACGTCGCCGCCGACAGTGTGTGGCTCACCGTGAACGGCGACGAGCTGACACTCACCGAGCTGGACCAGCCCGGGACGTTCCAGGCGGTCGCCGTGATGGACCGCTACCAGTACCGCGGTGACACCGGCCCGTCCGACACCGTCACCGTGCTGGCCCTCGCCAAGGACTCCGCTCGCAACGCCGCGGCGTTCTCGTCCTCGGTCAAGGTTGCGAGCCTGGTGGGCAGCGAGCCGGCGCCCGAGGTGCCTGCCACACCGACACCCACGCCCACGCCGACCCCGACCCCGACCCCGACCCCGACGCCGACACCTGCGGTGCCGACCCCGTCGGTGCCGGTCCCGCCCAAGGCGACCAAGGCGACCCCGTCCATCTCCGTCGTCAAGCTCCAGGGCAAGGTCAAGATCGGCCAGCGGGCGAAGTTCGTGGTCATCGTGAACACGCCGTCAGGGCTGGCCAAGGGCACCGTCACCGTGGCCCCTGCCGGTAAGCGCAGCTTCACCGGCAAGCTCGTCAAGGGCCGCCTCACCGTCGTGCTGCCGAAGTTCTCCAAGCCCGGCATGAAGAAGGTGAAGGTCGGCTACAGCGGCAATAAGTCGACCCGCAAGGCGACCAGGAAGGTCACCGTGCGGGTCACTCGCTGA
- a CDS encoding VOC family protein encodes MTLRLGMVNFDSRDPAPLARWWAEQVGGEVADPYGGSFLLVTGGPITLAFQQVGDPTPGKNKVHLDLTTDDLDGEVERLVSAGATLVERRGDDSFRWVTLTDPDGNEFCVADQAEAEAPAST; translated from the coding sequence ATGACTCTTCGACTCGGCATGGTCAACTTCGACTCCCGCGACCCCGCGCCGCTGGCGCGCTGGTGGGCAGAGCAGGTCGGCGGCGAGGTCGCCGACCCGTACGGCGGCAGCTTCCTGCTGGTCACCGGCGGCCCGATCACGCTGGCCTTCCAGCAGGTCGGAGACCCCACGCCGGGCAAGAACAAGGTCCACCTCGACCTCACCACCGACGACCTCGACGGCGAGGTGGAGCGGCTGGTCAGCGCCGGCGCGACACTCGTCGAGCGCCGCGGCGACGACTCCTTCCGATGGGTCACGCTCACCGACCCCGACGGCAACGAGTTCTGCGTGGCCGACCAGGCCGAGGCGGAGGCTCCCGCCTCGACCTGA
- a CDS encoding fibronectin type III domain-containing protein, protein MLSLRVTALGLTGLLLAATPSLPLGEPAEASPVASAVAAPRVETGVEAGVGSGESPATTTAPEAAEPVEAQLLPATSLQSPAHGDAAVRRLGDDLPEVARAHDMTAGRLRTTLRNDSTMWVAPSGQLFVKEEARWGESFSSDVAARVAPLDQTFALHSLPGSRHVIYLDFDGVDVPAASSWSGPAGLPAGAYQGWDPMNDGPVFSAAERTAIQEIWARVAEDYAPFDVDVTTADPGDDALRVNAPGDTEFGTRLVVTDSAQAGASLCNSECGGVAWMGQIDRPASVVEPAWVFAELNAQSPKAIAEAASHEVGHTFNLSHDGFARSETDWDEYYTGRGTWAPIMGAAADAPVSQWSNGFYSGATNIEDDVAIIGAIAGHRTDEGGDGWSSPLRLTDGTAYVGASYDRDVYLVDQCTTGARAAAVTAGFPANLDVSLTLARPSGNSGSPVTVANPLVTKVPSLDHQPWYGAGVSYLSSSAGGLDAALDIPEGGPWLLEVRGSDGLTSAEGDTDFLAYGSMGAYHLQVQGCSTPQVAPARPSGLTLTPSGGDLIATWTAPDNDGGSALTGYRLTLNGQDAVDVAAGVTTHTFVGAAAGNVTVEVRAVNAIGSGAAASATWNASTVPSQVTGVEVVTDGVTCNFGDGQVVRGIQLSWRAPVSNGGTPVTRYELLQEDEGGWWKLFEFRSTGGNDSVSICFNPVAGEKVNYRIVAVNANGAGAPYDFEALLKGPPARITPDITTDRDARTVTVTWETPFDGGEPIQRIYLTLTDGIYGQPVAVTLPPGTTSYTFSGVKTGHKHVLLAASNVWGPQNPNSGSRNSSDTSFDMPPISPDPGGVNGNSIEATVLDKATGSLRVTWDAVIPADPVHDPILWYDVCVDVVGEIRLPGDAGLGDGTVRGTDLCHDGTTVALTADATEEPFIDLTGLSIGNHYVTVTPVNPGGPSWMPGMATVNFDTTAITCPTTYTVANGQLTWEWEWPAEDNVNYWNVRARQLPETEWTVWKTGLAYFMRGVYQQPVTPGEWEIEVTASLRNGHSGPPVVCAVTVPEPGPEPTPEPTPEPTPVPTDSPTTPPAPPSGPSTEPQPVPTQPVPTQPVPVVPKAPSAPRVTAVKPGAKGGAKTVTVAWSAPASAGSGKVTTYEVIVYKVKKGKRVVASRKTVKASKAKLQLKLKAGTYKFAVRAKSAAGWSSASSISKAAKPR, encoded by the coding sequence GTGCTTTCTCTCCGCGTGACCGCTCTGGGCCTGACCGGCCTCCTGCTCGCCGCCACCCCCTCGTTGCCCCTCGGCGAGCCTGCCGAGGCATCACCGGTCGCGTCGGCCGTCGCCGCGCCCCGCGTCGAGACGGGCGTCGAGGCAGGCGTCGGGTCGGGCGAGTCGCCGGCGACCACCACGGCACCGGAGGCCGCCGAGCCGGTCGAGGCGCAGCTGCTTCCCGCGACCTCGCTGCAGAGCCCCGCGCACGGCGACGCGGCGGTACGCCGGCTCGGCGACGACCTGCCCGAGGTCGCGAGAGCCCACGACATGACCGCGGGTCGGCTCCGCACCACGCTGCGCAACGACTCCACGATGTGGGTCGCCCCGTCCGGCCAGCTCTTCGTGAAGGAGGAGGCGCGCTGGGGCGAGTCCTTCTCCAGCGACGTCGCGGCCCGCGTGGCACCGCTGGACCAGACCTTCGCGCTGCACAGCCTGCCCGGCTCGCGGCACGTGATCTACCTCGACTTCGACGGGGTCGACGTGCCCGCCGCGAGCTCGTGGTCCGGGCCCGCGGGCCTTCCAGCGGGGGCCTACCAGGGCTGGGACCCGATGAACGACGGCCCTGTCTTCTCCGCCGCCGAGCGCACCGCGATCCAGGAGATCTGGGCCCGCGTGGCCGAGGACTACGCGCCGTTCGACGTGGACGTCACCACCGCCGACCCCGGGGACGACGCGCTGCGGGTCAACGCCCCCGGCGACACCGAGTTCGGGACCCGCCTGGTGGTCACCGACAGCGCCCAGGCCGGCGCGTCCCTGTGCAACAGCGAGTGCGGCGGGGTCGCGTGGATGGGACAGATCGACCGGCCCGCCAGCGTGGTCGAGCCGGCGTGGGTCTTCGCCGAGCTGAACGCGCAGTCGCCGAAGGCGATCGCCGAGGCCGCCTCCCACGAGGTGGGTCACACCTTCAACCTCAGCCACGACGGCTTCGCCCGCAGCGAGACCGACTGGGACGAGTACTACACCGGTCGGGGGACCTGGGCGCCGATCATGGGTGCTGCTGCCGACGCGCCGGTGAGCCAGTGGTCGAACGGCTTCTACAGCGGCGCCACCAACATTGAGGACGACGTCGCGATCATCGGCGCGATTGCCGGCCACCGGACCGACGAGGGCGGCGACGGCTGGTCGTCCCCGCTGCGCCTCACCGACGGCACCGCCTACGTCGGCGCGTCCTACGACCGGGACGTCTACCTGGTCGACCAGTGCACCACCGGTGCCCGGGCGGCCGCGGTCACGGCCGGCTTCCCGGCGAACCTCGACGTGAGCCTCACCCTCGCCAGGCCCAGCGGCAACAGCGGTTCTCCGGTCACGGTCGCCAACCCACTGGTCACCAAGGTCCCGAGCCTGGACCACCAGCCCTGGTACGGCGCGGGCGTCTCCTACCTCTCCTCCAGCGCCGGCGGGCTGGACGCCGCCCTGGACATCCCGGAGGGGGGCCCCTGGCTGCTCGAGGTGCGCGGCAGCGACGGCCTGACCAGCGCCGAGGGCGACACGGACTTCCTCGCCTACGGCAGCATGGGCGCCTACCACCTCCAGGTCCAGGGGTGCAGCACCCCGCAGGTGGCACCCGCCCGTCCGTCCGGACTGACGCTCACCCCCTCGGGCGGCGACCTGATCGCCACCTGGACCGCGCCGGACAACGACGGCGGCTCCGCACTGACCGGCTACCGGCTGACCCTCAACGGCCAGGACGCGGTCGACGTGGCCGCCGGTGTCACCACCCACACCTTCGTCGGTGCGGCCGCGGGCAACGTCACGGTCGAGGTGCGCGCCGTCAACGCGATCGGGTCCGGTGCCGCCGCCAGCGCGACCTGGAACGCCAGCACGGTCCCGAGCCAGGTCACCGGCGTGGAGGTCGTGACCGACGGCGTGACGTGCAACTTCGGCGACGGGCAGGTGGTACGCGGCATCCAGCTGAGCTGGCGCGCTCCGGTCAGCAACGGCGGTACGCCGGTCACGCGGTACGAGCTCCTGCAGGAGGACGAGGGAGGGTGGTGGAAGCTGTTCGAGTTCCGCTCCACCGGCGGCAACGACAGCGTCTCCATCTGCTTCAACCCGGTCGCAGGGGAGAAGGTCAACTACCGGATCGTGGCGGTGAACGCCAACGGGGCCGGCGCGCCCTACGACTTCGAGGCGCTGCTGAAGGGCCCGCCGGCGCGGATCACCCCGGACATCACCACCGACCGGGACGCCCGGACGGTGACCGTCACCTGGGAGACGCCGTTCGACGGGGGCGAACCGATCCAGCGCATCTACCTCACCCTCACCGACGGGATCTACGGACAGCCGGTGGCGGTCACGCTGCCGCCCGGCACCACGTCGTACACCTTCAGCGGGGTGAAGACCGGCCACAAGCACGTGCTGCTCGCCGCCTCCAACGTCTGGGGGCCGCAGAACCCCAACTCGGGCTCGCGCAACAGCAGCGACACGTCCTTCGACATGCCCCCGATCTCCCCCGACCCGGGCGGTGTGAACGGCAACTCCATCGAGGCAACGGTGCTCGACAAGGCCACCGGCTCACTGCGCGTCACCTGGGATGCGGTGATCCCCGCGGACCCGGTCCACGACCCGATCCTCTGGTACGACGTCTGCGTCGACGTGGTGGGTGAGATCCGCCTGCCGGGCGACGCAGGCCTCGGCGACGGCACCGTCCGGGGGACCGACCTCTGCCACGACGGCACCACCGTCGCCCTGACCGCCGACGCCACCGAGGAGCCGTTCATCGACCTGACCGGCCTGAGCATCGGCAACCACTACGTGACGGTCACGCCGGTGAACCCCGGCGGGCCGTCGTGGATGCCGGGGATGGCGACGGTCAACTTCGACACCACGGCGATCACCTGCCCCACGACGTACACGGTTGCCAACGGCCAGCTCACCTGGGAGTGGGAGTGGCCGGCGGAAGACAACGTCAACTACTGGAACGTGCGAGCCCGGCAGCTGCCCGAGACCGAGTGGACCGTCTGGAAGACCGGCCTGGCCTACTTCATGCGGGGCGTCTACCAGCAGCCCGTCACTCCGGGCGAATGGGAGATCGAGGTGACCGCGAGCCTGCGCAACGGCCACAGCGGTCCGCCGGTCGTGTGCGCCGTGACCGTGCCGGAGCCGGGACCCGAGCCCACGCCGGAGCCCACGCCCGAGCCGACGCCCGTTCCCACCGACTCACCGACCACGCCGCCGGCTCCTCCGTCGGGGCCGTCGACCGAACCCCAACCGGTTCCCACCCAGCCCGTCCCGACCCAGCCCGTCCCGGTCGTGCCCAAGGCGCCCTCGGCGCCCCGGGTCACTGCGGTCAAGCCGGGTGCCAAGGGCGGCGCGAAGACGGTCACCGTGGCGTGGTCCGCGCCCGCGTCGGCGGGTTCCGGCAAGGTCACCACTTACGAGGTGATCGTCTACAAGGTGAAGAAGGGCAAGCGGGTGGTCGCGAGCCGCAAGACCGTGAAGGCGAGCAAGGCGAAGCTGCAGCTCAAGCTGAAGGCGGGGACCTACAAGTTCGCGGTCCGGGCGAAGAGCGCGGCCGGCTGGAGCTCAGCCAGCTCGATCTCCAAGGCCGCCAAGCCCCGCTGA